The genome window CTAACAATAATTATACCAAACCTGCTATTTTCAGAATTCATTAAAACAATATAGCATATTTAAGGGTTTGGATAAAGGAAAAAACCATTTAAAATCAATACAATATAAATACATTCCTTGGTATTTTGTGGTAATACGTACTAAAAGGCAGGCTGGTATTTTATGGGAAAATTGTCCATGAGGGATATGAAGAACGCGCCGCAGAGCCCACTTGATGCGCTTTATGGGAATCGGCAGTTTTGGAACAGTTCTTAAATGCAATAGGATGCTTTCCTGATTGCAATAATTTACACCCATATGGCCACTAAAAACATACTGGGTGTGCGGAGCCTCTGGATAAATAGGTTTCCCCGCTTGTCAAATTAAAACCCAGACGTAAACTGTGTTATCATAAGGCACGGTTTGAGCTGCCATTAGAAAGTTTGGTGATTTACTATTAAAATGTATTCAATAATTGAAGCTTTCAAAAAGGCCTTAACCCTCATATTTAATCTCAATGAAGAACTGCTGGGGATAATATTCCTTTCCCTGAAGGTATCGGGGCTTGCCCTGGTCATTGCGTCATTAATCGGCCTCTCGCTTGGCACTATTGTAGGATTCAAAAGATTTCCCATGAGGGATTTCATAATCAGCCTCCTGAATACCTTTATGGGTCTTCCGCCTGTAGTAGTAGGGCTTTTCCTGTATCTAATTCTTTCAAGGAGTGGGCCGATGGGGTTTATGGGTCTGCTATTCTCACCTTCAGCTATGGTTATCGCCCAAACGATTCTTGCAACACCCATTATCGCTGCCCTGTCTCATTCAGCCCTTGTCAGTGTTGACCCTTCTATCAGGGATTCTGCAGTGACACTCGGAGCAACGCCTTTTCAGGCAACCGTTACAATTATTCAGGAGGCACGTTATGCGATTATGGCAGCAGTAATAGCAGGATTTGGAAGGGTCATGGCAGAGGTCGGTGCAATACTTATGGTAGGCGGAAACATAGCAGGCTATACGAGGGTGATGACAAC of Nitrospirota bacterium contains these proteins:
- a CDS encoding ABC transporter permease, with amino-acid sequence MYSIIEAFKKALTLIFNLNEELLGIIFLSLKVSGLALVIASLIGLSLGTIVGFKRFPMRDFIISLLNTFMGLPPVVVGLFLYLILSRSGPMGFMGLLFSPSAMVIAQTILATPIIAALSHSALVSVDPSIRDSAVTLGATPFQATVTIIQEARYAIMAAVIAGFGRVMAEVGAILMVGGNIAGYTRVMTTTIALETDKGDFELALALGIVLLTISFIINILLHFVQKKGVRIR